From Pseudomonas sp. stari2, a single genomic window includes:
- the mgtA gene encoding magnesium-translocating P-type ATPase — translation MPLKPPVSEINRRPALERDRHYSRSALWLTWLLGAAMFATVVGVALHFTDVESFSRLLTQAQPQWLILAFVLQALTYVAQGQVFRVVLKAGGQDLSLWVAGKLSVMKLFVDQALPSSGISGAFAVVASFVRLGFVRPVVLACLVLDLSGYFLAYALSVGLALPVIILQGHGTTAVLTTCVIFVAFSLLLAVVTPGLSGNAQLATHVPGQRLAIVARSLALLTGADRRLVRSHFLLLRITLLELAIILLDSTTLWVLVRSLGVSAPPLGLFAGFMLASVLRSIGIVPGGLGAFEAAAVVTMHWVGIDLAVALSATLLFRGLTFWLPMLPGLWLAHREWHSTAHGRDPAATADYWSPAISQLFNTLHSGPAGLSHAQARARRRRAPTQIKDRPKGLGGLVLEQMRTPLVLILIAGAGIAVWVGDWLDAVIVGCIVLISAVLSAWYENRASHAVEQLRSKIALRATVRREGHLLDVAASDVVPGDILVLSAGSLIAADGRILQALDCFIGESLLTGETYPVEKAPGECAPDATLAQRHNCVFMGTSVRSGSAEVLVTRYGQDSEIGHIARTLALRPPETEFERGLRHFGGLLLRVMLVITIVVFGINILLHRPPLDTLMFAIALSIGLSPELLPAILSITLAKGAQRMAGKGVIVRHLNAIENLGTIDILCTDKTGTLTRGVVVLDAAMDVEGIAAPSVLQLAVLNASLQTGMRNAMDDAITLAGKDLATEDGVQKIDEIPYDFVRKRLSVVVSQRTQAPRLMITKGALDNVLQVCTQVRRGDQSKALDAAERALIAQRFGEWSEQGFRVLGLATRELPEQTHYGREDERDMSFRGFLLFFDPPEPGVTETIATLDRLGVQVKIISGDNHLVVRHVGRAVGLPVERIITGAELATMKDEALMHLAARTTLFAEVDPNQKERIIRALQKTGHVVGYMGDGINDAPALQVADIGISVDNAADVAKQAADFVLLQHDLDVLREGIEEGRHTFANTLKYISIVSSANFGNMISMALASLALPFLPLLAKQILLNNFLSDIPSMGIASDNVDREWQRTPHRWDINQIRNFMVVFGLVSSLFDIMTFVALYLLSQMVPEVFRSGWFVESLLTQLLTIFIVRTYKPFYRSRPATLLMVSALAVGLLAIGLPYSPIAASLGLAPLPLPILASVLAISLLYTVCAEGAKRVFYHRQRSAQRCTVGGAVIG, via the coding sequence ATGCCTTTAAAACCGCCCGTTTCAGAGATCAACCGGCGGCCTGCACTGGAACGTGACCGGCATTACAGCCGGTCAGCCCTGTGGCTGACCTGGCTGCTGGGCGCCGCGATGTTTGCGACGGTGGTAGGTGTTGCTCTGCACTTTACCGATGTCGAATCCTTCAGCCGCTTGCTGACGCAGGCGCAGCCGCAATGGCTGATCCTGGCCTTCGTTCTGCAGGCCCTGACATACGTTGCCCAAGGCCAGGTGTTTCGCGTAGTACTCAAGGCCGGGGGGCAGGACCTGTCCCTGTGGGTCGCGGGCAAGCTCAGCGTGATGAAGCTGTTTGTCGACCAGGCGCTGCCATCCTCCGGGATCAGCGGGGCGTTCGCAGTCGTTGCTTCGTTTGTTCGTCTGGGCTTTGTCAGGCCGGTGGTGCTGGCGTGTCTGGTACTGGATCTGTCGGGCTATTTTCTGGCCTATGCCTTGTCAGTGGGCCTGGCGTTGCCGGTGATCATTCTTCAGGGGCATGGCACGACTGCCGTGCTGACCACCTGCGTGATCTTCGTCGCATTCAGCCTGCTGCTGGCGGTTGTCACTCCGGGGCTGTCGGGTAATGCACAACTGGCGACGCATGTGCCGGGCCAACGGTTGGCGATCGTTGCCAGAAGCCTCGCCTTGCTGACAGGCGCTGACCGGCGCCTGGTACGCAGCCATTTTCTGCTGTTGCGCATCACGTTGCTGGAACTGGCAATCATCCTTCTCGACAGTACAACCCTGTGGGTTCTAGTGCGCTCGCTGGGTGTTTCGGCACCGCCCCTGGGCCTGTTTGCCGGCTTCATGCTCGCAAGCGTCTTGCGCAGTATCGGCATTGTGCCCGGTGGCCTCGGCGCGTTCGAGGCGGCTGCCGTCGTCACGATGCACTGGGTCGGCATCGACTTGGCAGTGGCGCTCTCCGCGACTTTGCTGTTTCGTGGCCTGACGTTCTGGTTGCCGATGCTTCCCGGCCTTTGGTTGGCCCATCGGGAATGGCACTCCACCGCGCACGGGCGCGACCCTGCGGCAACCGCGGATTACTGGAGCCCGGCCATCAGTCAATTGTTCAATACCTTGCACAGTGGGCCGGCAGGGTTGAGTCACGCTCAGGCCAGGGCACGACGGCGTCGAGCACCCACCCAAATCAAGGATCGACCCAAAGGACTGGGCGGGCTGGTACTGGAGCAGATGCGCACACCGCTGGTATTGATTCTGATCGCCGGCGCCGGTATTGCCGTGTGGGTGGGGGACTGGCTGGATGCGGTAATCGTCGGGTGCATTGTGCTGATCAGCGCAGTGCTCAGCGCGTGGTACGAGAACCGTGCCAGCCATGCGGTAGAGCAATTGCGCAGCAAGATTGCCTTGCGCGCGACCGTGCGGCGAGAGGGACACTTGCTGGATGTCGCCGCCAGCGATGTGGTGCCCGGGGATATTCTGGTGCTCAGCGCCGGCAGCCTGATCGCTGCCGACGGTCGTATTCTGCAGGCACTCGATTGTTTCATCGGCGAGAGCCTGCTGACTGGCGAAACCTACCCGGTGGAGAAAGCGCCGGGGGAGTGCGCCCCGGACGCCACCCTCGCGCAGCGTCACAACTGTGTGTTCATGGGCACCTCGGTGCGCAGCGGTTCGGCCGAAGTCCTGGTGACCCGCTATGGCCAGGACAGTGAAATCGGTCATATCGCCAGAACCCTGGCGTTACGCCCTCCGGAAACGGAGTTCGAGCGAGGCCTTCGGCACTTTGGCGGTCTGCTGCTGCGCGTGATGCTGGTGATCACCATCGTTGTGTTCGGCATCAACATCCTGCTGCATCGTCCACCCCTCGACACGCTGATGTTTGCGATTGCCCTGTCCATCGGACTGTCGCCGGAACTGTTGCCGGCGATCCTCAGTATCACCCTGGCCAAAGGTGCGCAGCGCATGGCCGGCAAGGGAGTGATCGTGCGTCACCTCAATGCCATCGAAAATCTCGGGACCATCGACATTCTGTGCACCGACAAGACAGGAACCCTGACCCGGGGTGTTGTGGTTCTGGACGCAGCGATGGATGTCGAGGGCATCGCGGCACCGAGCGTTCTGCAACTGGCAGTGCTCAACGCGAGCCTGCAGACCGGCATGCGCAATGCCATGGACGATGCCATCACCCTGGCGGGCAAAGACCTGGCGACGGAAGACGGGGTGCAGAAAATCGATGAAATCCCTTATGACTTCGTGCGCAAGCGTCTGAGTGTGGTGGTCAGCCAGAGAACGCAGGCGCCCCGATTGATGATCACCAAAGGGGCGCTGGACAACGTGTTGCAAGTCTGCACGCAGGTGCGGCGTGGAGACCAGAGCAAGGCACTGGACGCCGCTGAACGGGCACTGATCGCGCAACGCTTCGGCGAGTGGAGCGAGCAGGGCTTCCGCGTCCTGGGACTGGCCACGCGCGAGCTGCCGGAACAGACGCACTATGGCCGCGAGGATGAGCGAGACATGAGCTTTCGCGGTTTCCTGTTGTTCTTTGATCCGCCGGAACCGGGAGTCACGGAAACCATCGCCACCCTCGACAGGCTCGGCGTGCAGGTGAAAATCATCAGCGGCGACAACCACCTGGTGGTGCGGCATGTCGGCAGGGCTGTCGGCCTGCCTGTGGAGCGCATCATTACCGGTGCCGAGCTGGCGACGATGAAGGACGAGGCGCTGATGCACCTGGCAGCGCGCACGACCCTGTTCGCCGAAGTCGACCCCAATCAGAAGGAGCGCATCATCCGTGCCCTGCAGAAGACCGGTCATGTGGTCGGGTACATGGGCGACGGAATCAACGATGCCCCGGCGCTGCAAGTGGCGGACATCGGGATCTCCGTGGACAACGCTGCCGACGTGGCCAAGCAGGCGGCCGACTTTGTGTTGCTGCAGCACGATCTGGACGTGCTGCGCGAGGGCATCGAAGAGGGGCGGCACACGTTTGCCAACACCTTGAAGTACATTTCCATCGTCTCCAGCGCCAACTTCGGCAACATGATCAGCATGGCCCTCGCGTCGCTGGCGCTGCCCTTTCTGCCGTTGCTCGCCAAGCAGATCCTGCTCAACAACTTCTTGTCGGATATTCCCTCCATGGGCATCGCCAGCGATAACGTTGACCGGGAATGGCAAAGAACCCCGCATCGTTGGGACATCAATCAGATCCGCAATTTCATGGTGGTCTTCGGGCTGGTGAGCTCGTTGTTCGACATCATGACGTTCGTGGCTTTGTACCTGCTGTCGCAGATGGTGCCCGAGGTTTTTCGCAGTGGCTGGTTCGTGGAGTCGCTGCTGACCCAGCTGCTGACGATTTTCATTGTGCGCACCTACAAACCGTTCTATCGCAGTCGACCGGCGACACTACTGATGGTCAGTGCCCTTGCGGTGGGGCTGCTGGCGATCGGGCTGCCGTACAGCCCGATTGCCGCTTCGCTGGGGTTGGCGCCTTTGCCGTTGCCGATCCTGGCATCGGTGCTGGCGATCAGTCTGCTGTACACGGTGTGTGCCGAAGGCGCGAAGCGTGTGTTTTATCACCGCCAACGATCAGCACAACGCTGCACGGTAGGCGGCGCGGTCATCGGCTGA
- a CDS encoding MBL fold metallo-hydrolase RNA specificity domain-containing protein: MRITFLGAAGTVTGSKYLLDHRDRHVLIDCGLFQGYKQLRLHNRDPFQLPVQDLDAIVLTHAHLDHSGYLPVLVRNGYRGPIYATEATCELVKILLLDSGRLQEEEAGFANRHGFSKHSPALPLYTEQDAEQTLKLLQPIEWHHRVEIVPGLSVLLRGAGHILGASTVEVVADGVTLVCSGDLGRPDDPLMFAPETIEQADYLLVESTYGDRKHPDEDPEQQLADVINRTALRHGITLVPSFAVGRAQLLMYHLYRLKQQHAIPDLPIYLNSPMATDVTRLYQRFRSEHRLSPDGCEGMCRGTHFVRSIDESIELERLRTPVVIIAASGMATGGRVLHHLKALAPNPLNSLLMPGFQAGGTRGAQIVAGAPSVRIHGQEVPIRADVVPMQTLSAHADADEIMQWLRGFKRPPKHTFVVHGEPNASDVLRRRISLELGWAVSVPEYRDSVDLAAVGDTPDKA; the protein is encoded by the coding sequence ATGCGAATCACTTTTCTGGGTGCGGCCGGCACCGTCACCGGTAGCAAGTATCTGCTGGATCACAGGGATCGGCATGTATTGATCGACTGCGGCCTGTTTCAGGGCTACAAGCAATTGCGTCTGCACAACCGGGACCCTTTTCAGTTACCTGTGCAGGACCTGGATGCGATTGTCCTGACCCATGCCCATCTCGATCACAGCGGCTACCTGCCGGTACTGGTGCGCAATGGCTATCGCGGACCGATCTATGCGACAGAGGCGACCTGTGAGCTGGTGAAAATCCTCTTGCTCGACAGCGGTCGCCTGCAGGAAGAGGAGGCCGGTTTCGCCAATCGGCACGGTTTCTCCAAGCACTCGCCGGCATTGCCGTTGTACACCGAGCAGGACGCCGAACAGACATTGAAACTGTTGCAACCGATCGAATGGCACCATCGGGTCGAAATCGTCCCTGGCTTGAGCGTGCTGTTGCGCGGGGCCGGTCATATTCTGGGGGCCAGCACCGTGGAAGTGGTCGCCGATGGCGTGACACTGGTGTGTTCGGGGGATCTGGGGCGCCCTGATGACCCGTTGATGTTTGCCCCTGAAACCATTGAGCAGGCGGATTATCTGTTGGTGGAATCGACCTACGGTGACCGCAAGCATCCAGATGAGGACCCGGAGCAACAGTTGGCCGACGTGATCAATCGTACGGCGCTGCGTCACGGTATTACCCTGGTGCCTTCATTTGCGGTGGGCCGGGCGCAATTGTTGATGTACCACTTGTACCGCCTCAAGCAGCAGCATGCGATCCCCGATCTGCCGATTTATCTCAATAGCCCGATGGCTACGGATGTCACGCGCTTGTACCAGCGCTTTCGTAGCGAACACCGGCTGTCACCGGACGGTTGCGAAGGGATGTGTCGCGGGACACATTTTGTGCGCTCGATCGACGAGTCGATCGAACTGGAACGGCTTCGCACTCCGGTGGTGATTATCGCTGCCAGCGGCATGGCCACGGGCGGCCGTGTGCTGCACCACCTAAAGGCGCTGGCGCCGAACCCGCTGAACTCGCTGCTGATGCCGGGCTTTCAGGCCGGCGGTACCCGTGGCGCACAGATCGTGGCGGGAGCCCCTTCGGTGCGCATTCACGGCCAGGAAGTCCCGATCCGCGCCGACGTGGTGCCGATGCAGACCTTGTCGGCACATGCCGATGCCGATGAAATCATGCAATGGCTGCGCGGCTTCAAACGCCCGCCGAAACACACCTTCGTGGTACACGGCGAACCCAATGCATCGGACGTACTGCGCCGGCGTATCAGTCTGGAACTGGGCTGGGCGGTGTCGGTGCCGGAGTACCGCGACAGCGTTGATCTGGCCGCTGTCGGTGATACGCCAGACAAGGCCTGA
- a CDS encoding universal stress protein yields the protein MLKLKRILLIAPPEMNRSPAFERAEALARAAGALLHIVAFDYVQALAVAGLFDPNAMAQAREGYLQVHRQWLEQQARFQRSARLPVSTEVVWARTTPAHVLEYINDFHADLVIKDMHYVPALERAFHRPLDWVLLRDCPAHLHLVSENAKPVPAKILAAVDLSHLEELTQGINDRILNLATTLAGATEATLHLLNVCNWSVLGDAAMSVPTLSLDHSLCEAITDTQQEAFDALAERYGIGKPRRHQLTGIPHKVIELFARQNAFDMLVLGSAYHRDVDGSVGSTVETLTNRAPCSLMIVKPTSGFD from the coding sequence ATGCTCAAACTCAAACGTATATTGTTGATTGCTCCACCCGAGATGAATCGTTCGCCAGCCTTCGAACGTGCCGAGGCGCTGGCCAGGGCAGCCGGAGCGCTTTTGCACATCGTGGCATTCGATTATGTCCAGGCGCTGGCGGTGGCGGGTCTCTTTGACCCGAATGCGATGGCGCAGGCGCGGGAGGGCTACCTGCAGGTGCACCGCCAGTGGCTGGAACAGCAAGCGCGGTTTCAGCGCAGCGCCCGACTGCCGGTCAGTACCGAAGTGGTGTGGGCCAGGACCACGCCCGCCCATGTACTCGAATACATCAATGACTTCCATGCCGATCTGGTGATCAAGGACATGCATTATGTGCCGGCACTCGAGCGTGCCTTTCACCGGCCGCTGGACTGGGTATTGCTGCGCGACTGTCCGGCTCATCTGCACCTGGTGAGTGAAAACGCGAAACCCGTGCCTGCGAAAATACTGGCAGCCGTCGACCTTTCTCATCTGGAAGAGCTGACCCAGGGTATCAACGACCGGATTCTCAACCTGGCCACAACCCTGGCGGGCGCAACCGAAGCGACGTTGCACCTGTTGAACGTCTGTAACTGGTCGGTGCTGGGGGACGCTGCGATGAGTGTGCCGACATTGAGTCTGGACCACAGCTTGTGCGAGGCGATCACCGATACCCAGCAAGAGGCATTCGATGCGCTTGCCGAACGCTACGGCATCGGCAAACCGCGCCGGCATCAACTGACCGGCATTCCCCACAAGGTGATCGAACTGTTTGCGCGCCAGAACGCTTTCGACATGCTGGTGCTGGGTTCGGCCTATCACCGCGATGTCGATGGTTCTGTCGGCAGTACGGTCGAAACGTTGACGAACCGGGCACCGTGCAGCCTGATGATCGTCAAACCCACGTCCGGTTTCGACTGA
- a CDS encoding Lpp/OprI family alanine-zipper lipoprotein: MNRRLAIVVLSVLVAATGGCGHRQTEEFDARLESAEDNAATARLRADEALLKAEQAQRAAEEAYERARRMAEKAARK; encoded by the coding sequence ATGAACAGGCGCTTGGCCATCGTCGTGCTCAGTGTGCTGGTGGCGGCGACTGGCGGTTGCGGTCATCGCCAGACCGAAGAATTCGACGCTCGACTGGAGTCCGCCGAGGACAATGCCGCTACCGCCAGGCTTCGGGCCGATGAGGCCCTGCTCAAGGCAGAGCAGGCGCAGCGAGCGGCGGAAGAGGCGTACGAGCGCGCAAGACGCATGGCCGAAAAAGCGGCGCGCAAGTAA
- a CDS encoding BON domain-containing protein produces the protein MNDLSLRKCILEELEFQPEIDAANIGVSVEDGVVTLTGHVKSYAQKVSAERAVKRVKGVRALAEEIEVRLERNAGTADDTIASRALKIIHWSSDVPEGDIKVIVQGGRITLEGEVDWQYQKETVERSVRKLTGVTAVNNRLTLRPRLDVFDIQQRIEAALKRNAEVEAKDIRVKVEGDVVTLEGRVHLWRERQIAERAAWSMPGVSRVDDHLLLA, from the coding sequence ATGAACGATTTGAGCCTGCGCAAATGCATTCTGGAAGAACTCGAATTCCAGCCTGAAATCGACGCCGCCAACATTGGTGTCTCGGTGGAGGACGGTGTCGTCACGCTGACGGGGCATGTCAAAAGCTACGCTCAGAAAGTCAGCGCCGAACGTGCAGTAAAACGGGTCAAGGGGGTGCGTGCGCTGGCCGAAGAGATCGAAGTCAGGCTTGAGCGAAATGCCGGCACCGCAGACGACACCATCGCCAGCCGCGCCTTGAAAATCATCCACTGGAGTTCCGACGTTCCCGAGGGCGATATCAAAGTCATCGTGCAGGGCGGGCGGATCACGCTGGAAGGCGAAGTCGACTGGCAGTACCAGAAGGAAACCGTCGAGCGCTCGGTACGCAAGCTCACGGGCGTCACCGCAGTGAACAATCGCCTGACCCTGCGTCCGCGACTGGACGTCTTCGATATCCAGCAACGTATCGAAGCCGCTCTCAAACGCAATGCCGAAGTCGAGGCCAAGGATATTCGCGTCAAAGTCGAAGGCGATGTGGTAACGCTTGAAGGCCGGGTTCACCTGTGGCGTGAACGGCAGATCGCGGAGCGAGCCGCCTGGTCGATGCCCGGCGTCAGTCGCGTCGACGATCATCTGCTGCTGGCGTAA
- a CDS encoding potassium channel family protein, which yields MLAVTLINTLVVIAAVVIHYECLLRLNDFLPRLKMWRRFRIVVGVFGSLLAHAVEVWAFALAYYLMAHSGQWGYLTGNFDGTFMDCVYFSFTTYTTIGFGDISPAGHLKYLTGLEALTGLVLITWTASFLFLEMQKYWKSK from the coding sequence ATGCTGGCAGTCACGCTGATCAACACGCTGGTGGTGATCGCCGCCGTGGTGATTCACTACGAGTGCCTGTTGCGCCTGAACGACTTCCTGCCGCGCCTGAAAATGTGGCGCCGGTTCAGAATTGTCGTTGGCGTGTTTGGCAGCCTGCTGGCCCATGCCGTCGAAGTCTGGGCGTTTGCCCTGGCTTACTACCTGATGGCGCATTCCGGCCAATGGGGCTATCTGACAGGCAACTTCGACGGCACCTTCATGGACTGCGTGTACTTCTCTTTCACCACCTACACGACCATCGGTTTCGGTGACATTTCCCCTGCCGGTCACCTCAAGTACCTGACCGGCCTTGAAGCGTTGACCGGTCTGGTCCTGATCACCTGGACCGCCTCCTTTCTGTTCCTCGAAATGCAGAAATACTGGAAGAGCAAATAG